The DNA sequence GATTTGAGACAGGTTCTGACACTGGGGGGTAACTCATCATTTGTCACGGAACTGTTTGGGCTGAATTTCTGGATGATGTCGAGGTAGGAAAGAATTCTGACATTGGGGGCGCTATAAGGATCAAAACCCAGATCCTGCAGGTCATCGGTAGTGGTTTCGTTAAGAATGATGCTGTCGTAGGACGCCTTGGCTTCCTCAAAGCTGCTCCATTGGGATTTGGTCTTGGCCCCACCTTTGGGCAAACCGCTACTGCACGATGTCAACATCATCACCAGCAGTACCACCAACAGTGAAAGAGGGACCCAGTACGTCTGACGAATCATAACTGCTTTGTTCATGGCGCCCGGCTTGACTTTATGAAGACAACTCAATCATTACATTAAAGGTAAAGAGCCGTCCATACCAAGCCGTCACTCTGCCATGCAACGTATTTATATTTGCTGTTTTACAGCCGGTTTGGCACCCTTACGGCCTGCTCAGACAACGTCAAAGCCACCCCTGGCCAAGACCACTTTAATTCATCAATATTTCACGGAGTCCCCATGACATTAGAAGAAGCAAAAGCACTGCGCGAAAGCTGGGGCGACAAGCCTTGCGACCACCCATCCTTTGCCGATGAATACATGTTTGGCTCGAAGACAGGGGATTTTGTTTGTGAACAGTGTGGCCGGTCGTTCACCAAACGCCAGAGGGATAATCTGAGCCAGGCAGACAACCCAAGGCTGAACCGATTTCTGCAACAGAAGAATCTTATCAAGGAGCGACTCGACACTCTATCCCATCGCAAGAGCAAGCTCACAGTAGTCGCCCAGAGCGAATCCGGCAGTTCTTTAATGTTGCTGGAAGCATTATTGAAGGATCAAGAGCAATTGATTCTGCACGCCGAAGAGTTGATTCAGATAATGGACCAAACCTGATTACAGCCACGCATCCCCCCCAATAATTCAGCACAGCTCAGGAGGCAAGGCCATTAACGCAGAGCCATTCAGCTCACTGGCTTGCCCCCTGGACGGCAATGCTCTGACACGCCATGGCACAACGTGGCGGTGCACCAGTGGACACAGCTTCGATATCGCCAGGCAGGGCTACACCCACTTATTGCCCGTGCAGAAAAAACGCTCCGCCGACCCCGGCGACAGCAAAATGATGGTGTCGGCACGCCAGCGCTTCCTGAACGCCGCTCATTATCGACCGATAGCCGATACTGTGTGCCGGGCAGTTCTGGCGGAGCTCACTACCGACATCACCGCGAATTATCTCGATGCCGGTTGCGGTGAAGGCTACTACCTGCGACAGCTGAGAACAGCGACAGGCGGCGAGGAGCACTCACTCGCCCTCATGGGGCTGGATATTTCGAAGTGGGCCATCCTCTCTGCGGCAAAACAGGCCACTACCATGTCGGGACTTACAACAGCCACCACCGCTCCCTGGGCCAACTGGGTAGTGGGCAGCAATGCCAATTTGCCGGTATTGAGCAATACGCTGGACGGGCTGCTGTGTATTTTTGGTTTTCCCGTCTACAACGAATTTGCCCGGGTACTTAAACCCGGCGGCATTCTGTATCAGATGGATGCCGGACCCGATCATCTCCGGGAATTGCGCGATATCATCTACCCCCGCGTCCGACCAGCTCGCACGCTTGAACCGCAGCAACCGGCGGAGTTCACGCACCGATCCAGCGAAAGCATTCGCTACCGCCACACGCTGACAGACGCTGCAGCGATAGCTGACCTGCTTGCCATGACCCCCCACCTGTATCGCACTTCGGCAGAGGGCAGAGCCAAAGCATCAGCGCTGACAGCCCTGGAGATTACCGTCGATGCCATACTGTCGCGTTTCGAACGCCACTAGGATCAGCGACTCCAACATCCCTGTAACACCGACCATGACGGCCAATTGACAAACCAGCTGCAGCCAATAAACATTGCCTACCCCACACAGGAATCCCTGTATGTCGAATTGCGCACCCCATGTCATCCGCCTGCAGCTGGACAATATCCAGCAGCTTTTCAATTCTCTGGACCCGTCGCCCTTTCTAGGACGAGACCTGGACACCAATGCCGAGGCATTCATTATGGACTGGGCACAGGAATATCCGGCCAAAGGGGATTTTTGCCTGGAAATTACCCTGGCAACAGCGATCTCAGCACAGGAAAAAAACCGACTGGAACAGGCCATCCATAACTATTTCAACGAGAGGGCCAGATTTTGCCAGCACGAGTTGCGTCAACTAATGCGGGAAGGAAGACTCAGCCTGATCATCGGCCTATCCTTTCTTGGCCTCTGTGTCGGGGTCGGCCGCCTATTGGCAAACCCCTTCCCCTACAGCGGATTTGCCGAATTACTCAGTGAAAGCCTAATGATCGGTGGCTGGGTGGCGATGTGGCGACCCATGGAGATTTTTCTCTATCGGTGGTGGCCAATTGTTCGCCACCGTCGAACTTATATGCGACTGGCGGAGATGGCAGTGACAGTAATCACCTGAAGCTGATTGCTGCAGACGGCAGCAAGGTCAACACTTGCCATCTGAAAAGGCATAAAATATGTCCGCCTGCTGAAAGATGACTTCGCCTCTCCACCAAGAACAGGATACAAGCACCAGTATGACCAATTTACCCAACTGCCCGCAATGCAACTCCGAATACACCTACGAAGATGGCAGCCTATTTATTTGCCCGGAATGTGCCCACGAATGGCCCATAGAATCCCCACCGGACAATACCCAGCAACAACATGACGTCAAAGATGCCAACGGCAATGTCCTCAACGACGGTGATACCGTGAGCGTGATCAAGGATCTGAAAGTAAAGGGCTCGTCGCTGGTAGTAAAAGTCGGCACCAAAGTAAAAAATATTCGCCTGGTGGAAGGTGATCACGATATCGACTGCAAAATTGACGGTATTGGCGCCATGCAGCTCAAATCAGCCTTTGTCAAAAAGAACTGAACGGCATGCCCCAAACGAGCTTGCCACCTTCGCACGAAGGGGTGACAAAACAGGTGAAACTCTGGCTGGAAACCATCGTGGTAGGGTTAAACCTGTGCCCTTTTGCCAAACGGGAGCTGGTGAAAGACAGAATCCGCTTTTTTGTTTCGGCAGCAACCAACGAGGAAATACTGCTCAGCGAGCTGGAAGCAGAGCTGGAAAGGCTCGATCGGGACACATCCATCGAAACAACGCTGATTATTCACCCACAGGTGTTGACAGACTTTTTCGAATATCAGCAATTTTTGATCTGGGCTGACCAGGTGTTAAAGCGCATGGGACTCCGGGGCGTTTTTCAGATTGCCAGTTTTCATCCCGACTACCAGTTTCTTAATAGCGTCGAGCATGCGCCGGGGAACTATACCAACCGCTCCCCTTACCCCATGCTTCATCTGCTTCGCGAAGACAGCCTGGCAAATGCCATAGCCAATTTCCCCGACACGGACAAAATCCCCGAACGCAATATCGCTCGCCTTGAAAGCCTGGAGCCAGAAGAGTTGCGCGCGCTTTTTTTCACTGCGGGCCAGCATAGCGAAGTCCCTTCCGACAACTAATCTATACATTGGCCTTTTCGACCATAGCCGACCCTCCCAATCATCCGCAGTCAGCGCGACATTCGCACCCATCTCCTTCATTTTTATTAACATAAAAATCACATAATAAAATATTTTCTTCACTCTAAAATACATCAAAGAATATTGATCAGTATTATTTTTTCATTGTGTATTATTTGGTTTATATTAAACCCGACAAAATGCATACAATGACAAATATCACATATTTTTCTGCCTAATAAAAACCCCCCATAAAATACAATAAAAACTATATTTATCAATATCTTACCTAAATCAATACGCCTGATAAAAAAATTATAAATAAAAATATAATTCATAACATATTGAATAAATAACCGATTAAATATAATAATTTTACGGCCGATAAGAACCGAAAAACTAGGATGCCATCGCGGTATCTACCGGACCTGATTTTAACCCGGCTAACAGTTCAGATCGGTCACGGGGCGGGGTAACTCAACGGATACGACGACTCATCCTGCCCGAACAAATATTGAGGCAGGTGATATAACAATCTGATGCCCGGGCATCAGATCATTCAACAAGAGAGGAAAAGAGAATGTCCAGTTCATACGAGTTGCACAAAGATAACGAGGGTACCTTTAACTTTTCACTGAAGACTGAGGATGGAGAGACAATTCTGGTTAGCAAGCCCTATTTTTCTAAGGGTTCAGCCATCAATGATATTTCAGAGCTGCAGCATATCTGCAATTACGAGAATAACTATCAAAGAAACGTGTCGGACGGTAACGAGCATTATTTCGAACTCCAGACTCCCAGGCGCAAGATCATCGGCACCAGCCCGATGTTCAGCTCGGTGGAATCGATGGAAAATGCCATTGGACTGGCCAAATCAGTCGGTTCAACCAAAATCATCAACACTCATTAATCCCCCGCTTTCTCGCCCTGACCTGATAACCCCGTCAGGTCAGGGCGTTTTTTCTGTCACTCCCTATAATCGCATCAAACCTTCTGAACCTTGACACAACTGATCATCAATAATATACAATTAAATATAATGTATTATTATAGATTGAAATATGACAAAGTCCGTCACTGCGCCGCCTGACACCACCATTGATAATTTTGAAGACATCGACCAGATGCGCATTGCCGCCAGTGCTGCCAGTGCATTGCTGAAAGGCGTCGCCCATGAAGACCGACTGCTTCTGCTCTGCCTGCTGAGCAGGCATGAATTGTGTGTCGGGGAAATTGAAGCACAGCTGACAATCCGTCAGCCAAGCCTGTCACAACAACTGGGCATATTGCGGCGGGAAAAACTGGTGACTACACGGCGGGAAGGTAAGCGTATTTTTTACCGGATGGCGGATCAAAAGGCGCTAGCGCTGGTGACGCTTTTGTACGATCTTTACTGCAGGGCCGACCATTGACCCGGGCACCCGATTTATCAATCACCACTGGTATTTATCATGACTATCGACTGGCAAGCCTTTACTCCCTGGACATCATTGCTGGGCGGCGCACTGATCGGTCTGGCCGCCGCGGCCTTTATTCTGCTGAATGGCCGCATCGCGGGAATCTCCGGCATTGTCGGCGGGTTGCTGACACCCAAAAAAGGGGATACGGGCTGGCGACTGGCCTTTGTGGGGGGCATGATCACTGCACCGTTG is a window from the Porticoccus hydrocarbonoclasticus MCTG13d genome containing:
- a CDS encoding ArsR/SmtB family transcription factor — encoded protein: MTKSVTAPPDTTIDNFEDIDQMRIAASAASALLKGVAHEDRLLLLCLLSRHELCVGEIEAQLTIRQPSLSQQLGILRREKLVTTRREGKRIFYRMADQKALALVTLLYDLYCRADH
- a CDS encoding zinc ribbon domain-containing protein YjdM, with product MTNLPNCPQCNSEYTYEDGSLFICPECAHEWPIESPPDNTQQQHDVKDANGNVLNDGDTVSVIKDLKVKGSSLVVKVGTKVKNIRLVEGDHDIDCKIDGIGAMQLKSAFVKKN
- a CDS encoding DUF1415 domain-containing protein, whose translation is MPQTSLPPSHEGVTKQVKLWLETIVVGLNLCPFAKRELVKDRIRFFVSAATNEEILLSELEAELERLDRDTSIETTLIIHPQVLTDFFEYQQFLIWADQVLKRMGLRGVFQIASFHPDYQFLNSVEHAPGNYTNRSPYPMLHLLREDSLANAIANFPDTDKIPERNIARLESLEPEELRALFFTAGQHSEVPSDN
- a CDS encoding DUF1508 domain-containing protein, with translation MSSSYELHKDNEGTFNFSLKTEDGETILVSKPYFSKGSAINDISELQHICNYENNYQRNVSDGNEHYFELQTPRRKIIGTSPMFSSVESMENAIGLAKSVGSTKIINTH
- a CDS encoding putative RNA methyltransferase; the protein is MDGNALTRHGTTWRCTSGHSFDIARQGYTHLLPVQKKRSADPGDSKMMVSARQRFLNAAHYRPIADTVCRAVLAELTTDITANYLDAGCGEGYYLRQLRTATGGEEHSLALMGLDISKWAILSAAKQATTMSGLTTATTAPWANWVVGSNANLPVLSNTLDGLLCIFGFPVYNEFARVLKPGGILYQMDAGPDHLRELRDIIYPRVRPARTLEPQQPAEFTHRSSESIRYRHTLTDAAAIADLLAMTPHLYRTSAEGRAKASALTALEITVDAILSRFERH